A single genomic interval of Carettochelys insculpta isolate YL-2023 chromosome 28, ASM3395843v1, whole genome shotgun sequence harbors:
- the JUP gene encoding junction plakoglobin, translated as MEVMNMMEQPIKVTEWQQTYTYDSGIHSGANTQVPSVSSRCLGDDEDVYAKHYTIKTTTYRETGGQGLSAGAADMESQLAMTRAQRVRAAMYPETVEDRSLLMTTQIEGQQTNVQRLAEPSQMLKSAIVHLINYQDDAELATRAIPELTKLLNDEDPVVVSKAAMIVNQLSKKEASRRALMQSPQIVAAVVRAMQNTSDLDTARCTTSILHNLSHHREGLLAIFKSGGIPALVRMLSSPVESVLFYAITTLHNLLLYQEGAKMAVRLADGLQKMVPLLNKNNPKFLAITTDCLQLLAYGNQESKLIILANGGPQALVQIMRSYTYEKLLWTTSRVLKVLSVCPSNKPAIVEAGGMQALGKHLTSSSPRLVQNCLWTLRNLSDVATKQEGLDGVLKILVNQLSSDDVNVLTCATGTLSNLTCNNSKNKTLVTQSNGVEALIHTILRAGDKEDITEPAVCALRHLTSRHPEAEMAQNSVRLNYGIPAIVKLLNQPNQWPLVKATIGLIRNLALCPANHAPLQEAAVIPRLVQLLVKAHQDAQRHVAASTQQPYTDGVKMEEIVEGCTGALHILARDPMNRMEIFRLNTIPLFVQLLYSPVENIQRVAAGVLCELAQDKEAADAIDAEGASAPLMELLHSRNEGTATYAAAVLFRISEDRSPDYRKRISVELTNSLFKHDPVAWEAAQSMIPINEPYPEDLDAGYHMYGADVPLDPIDINMDMDGDYPMDTYGDGVRGPYTDRMLA; from the exons ATGGAGGTGATGAATATGATGGAGCAGCCCATCAAGGTGACGGAGTGGCAGCAGACCTACACCTATGACTCGGGCATACACTCTGGGGCGAACACCCAGGTGCCTTCGGTCAGCAGCAGATGCCTCGGGGATGACGAGGACGTCTATGCCAAGCACTACACCATCAAGACGACCACCTACCGAGAGACGGGGGGCCAAGGCCTGAGCGCGGGGGCAG cagACATGGAGTCTCAGCTGGCCATGACACGGGCCCAGCGCGTCCGGGCTGCCATGTACCCTGAGACCGTGGAGGACCGCTCTCTGCTCATGACCACTCAGATCGAGGGCCAGCAGACCAACGTGCAGAGGCTGGCTGAGCCCTCGCAGATGCTGAAATCGGCCATTGTGCACCTGATTAACTACCAGGATGATGCAGAGCTGGCCACCCGGGCTATCCCAGAGCTCACCAAGCTGCTGAATGATGAGGACCCG GTTGTGGTCAGCAAGGCAGCCATGATCGTGAACCAGCTGTCCAAGAAGGAGGCATCCCGCCGCGCCCTGATGCAGTCCCCGCAGATCGTGGCAGCTGTGGTGCGGGCCATGCAGAACACCAGCGACCTGGACACAGCCCGCTGCACCACCAGTATCCTGCACAACCTCTCTCACCACCGCGAGGGGCTGCTGGCCATCTTCAAATCCGGGGGCATCCCCGCGCTCGTGCGGATGCTCAG ctcgcCGGTTGAGTCGGTCTTGTTCTACGCCATCACGACCCTGCACAACCTGCTGCTGTACCAGGAAGGCGCCAAGATGGCCGTGCGCCTGGCCGACGGCCTCCAGAAGATGGTTCCCCTGCTGAACAAGAACAACCCCAAGTTCCTCGCCATCACCACCgactgcctgcagctcctggcctaCGGCAACCAGGAGAGCAAG CTGATTATCTTGGCTAATGGGGGaccccaagccctggtgcagaTCATGCGCAGCTACACCTACGAGAAGCTGCTCTGGACCACCAGCCGGGTGCTCAAGGTCCTGTCCGTGTGTCCCAGCAACAAGCCTGCTATCGTGGAGGCCG GCGGGATGCAAGCGTTGGGCAAACACCTCACCAGCTCCAGCCCAAGGCTCGTACAGAACTGCCTGTGGACCCTGAGGAACCTCTCTGACGTGGCCACCAAGCAG GAGGGCCTGGATGGCGTTCTCAAGATCCTGGTCAACCAGCTGAGCTCGGACGACGTGAACGTGCTGACCTGCGCCACTGGCACCCTCTCCAACCTGACCTGCAACAACAGCAAGAACAAGACCCTGGTGACTCAGTCCAATGGGGTGGAGGCCCTGATCCACACCATCCTGCGGGCAGGCGACAAGGAGGACATCACCGAGCCGGCCGTCTGCGCCCTGCGGCACCTCACCAGCCGGCACCCCGAGGCCGAGATGGCCCAGAACTCGGTGCGGCTCAACTACGGCATCCCAGCCATCGTCAAGCTCCTCAACCAGCCCAACCAGTGGCCGCTGGTCAAG GCCACCATAGGTCTGATCCGCAACCTGGCCCTGTGCCCGGCTAACCACGCCCCGCTGCAGGAGGCGGCCGTCATCCCacgcctggtgcagctgctggtgaagGCTCACCAGGACGCCCAGCGCCACGTGGCAGCCAGCACCCAGCAGCCGTACACA GACGGGGTGAAGATGGAGGAGATTGTGGAGGGCTGCACGGGAGCGCTGCACATTCTGGCCCGGGACCCGATGAACCGCATGGAGATCTTCCGACTCAACACGATCCCGCTCTTTGTGCAG CTGCTCTACTCCCCAGTGGAGAACATTCAGCGGGTGGCGGCCGGCGTGCTGTGCGAGCTGGCCCAGGACAAGGAAGCCGCGGACGCCATCGATGCCGAGGGAGCCTCCGCCCCGCTGATGGAGCTGCTGCATTCCCGCAACGAGGGCACAG ccACCTACGCGGCCGCCGTGCTCTTCCGCATCTCTGAGGACAGGAGCCCCGACTACAGGAAACGCATCTCCGTGGAGCTCACCAACTCGCTCTTCAAGCACGACCCCGTcgcctgggaagca gcGCAGAGCATGATTCCTATCAACGAGCCCTACCCGGAGG ATCTGGACGCCGGGTATCACATGTATGGGGCTGACGTTCCCCTGGACCCCATAGACATAAACATGGACATGGATGGCGACTACCCCATGGATACCTACGGCGACGGTGTCCGAGGGCCCTATACTGATCGCATGCTGGCCTAA